In Acipenser ruthenus chromosome 15, fAciRut3.2 maternal haplotype, whole genome shotgun sequence, a genomic segment contains:
- the LOC117396736 gene encoding uncharacterized protein LOC117396736, which yields MYRYKGASVLSTPTPFTSPPLDKIKCIGKTIKPSSPAAEEGSNKPARTRIRAANKQSFHRRRLLLSEVSKSDSNTVDSGEEDLNPRTALLNATQRWASVKEKDASVPPATSCILLKPKPSPTIPELTREPVPEDWNRNTCTTRKKTKEAFKNIQVEGNAKPAPSSSRDSCVQAGEVVTELCEWRQRIKRHRAALKKGRERMSWKPLNLVIISSPRVLQCSGTTLRLERPFQTRAKRATDSNPCPGSKRQHPAYRNCQSSMEQQNCIRRDPASSPKTREVLIADCGTVQQTLETDPPPQLRNPVLVKEPQKQDKHQTRSSHPQPETTTCLWAYRSVYAHKWPRQEINALRRTPAAMDDYEDFQRWVSSISASMKRPTAAWQGRGARKPNSEEGQEVMRRKPYKCTRARYQGGSVKHERGDASGDPVPVRLENTHTWQYILY from the exons ATGTACCGTTATAAAGGCGCGTCTGTGCTGTCCACGCCGACGCCTTTCACCAGCCCGCCTTTGGACAAGATCAAGTGCATAGGCAAGACAATAAAACCGAGCAGCCCAGCGGCGGAGGAGGGGTCGAACAAACCCGCCAGGACACGCATCCGCGCAGCGAACAAG CAATCATTCCATAGAAGAAGACTGCTCCTTTCTGAAGTGTCTAAAAGTGACTCAAACACAGTGGATTCTGGTGAAGAGGACCTGAACCCAAG GACTGCACTCCTGAATGCCACCCAGCGATGGGCATCTGTGAAAGAGAAGGATGCCAGTGTCCCACCTGCCACTTCCTGCATATTACTGAAGCCTAAACCATCGCCGACCATCCCAGAGCTGACCAGGGAACCAGTGCCGGAAGACTGGAATCGGAACACCTGCACTACAAGGAAAAAAACCAAAGAGGCTTTCAAAAACATTCAG GTGGAGGGTAATGCAAAGCCAGCTCCTTCAAGCTCCAGGGACAGTTGTGTCCAAGCAGGAGAGGTCGTTACAGAGCTGTGCGAGTGGAGACAGCGGATCAAGAGACACAGAGCAGCTCTGAAGAAGGGCAGAGAGAGAATGAG tTGGAAGCCCTTGAATCTTGTAATTATAAGCAGCCCAAGAGTTTTACAGTGTTCTG gCACTACGTTAAGACTGGAGAGACCGTTCCAAACCAGGGCAAAAAGAGCTACGGACTCCAACCCCTGCCCAGGGTCAAAGCGTCAGCATCCTGCTTATCGAAACTGCCAATCCTCCATGGAGCAACAGAACTGTATTAGGAG AGATCCTGCTTCAAGCCCAAAAACCAGAGAGGTCCTGATCGCAGACTGTGGTACAGTCCAGCAGACATTGGAAACAGACCCACCTCCACAGCTCAGGAACCCAGTGCTGGTCAAGGAACCGCAGAAACAGGACAAACACCAAACAAGGAGCTCACATCCGCAACCAGAAACGACCACATGTCTCTGGGCGTACAGATCCGTGTACGCACACAAGTGGCCTCGGCAGGAAATCAACGCACTACGGAGGACGCCAGCCGCCATGGATGACTATGAAGACTTCCAAAGATGGGTCAGCAGCATCAGCGCTAGCATGAAGAGGCCCACAGCAGCATGGCAAGGAAGAGGGGCACGGAAACCGAACTCTGAGGAAGGGCAGGAAGTCATGAGAAGGAAGCCCTACAAATGCACGAGAGCGAGGTATCAAGGAGGTTCGGTGAAACACGAGAGAGGAGACGCATCCGGAGATCCAGTTCCAGTAAGACTAGAAAACACCCACACATGGCAATACATTTTGTACTAA
- the LOC117962626 gene encoding P2Y purinoceptor 4-like, with protein MNSSLLHVNGTFSCPAEPQSIIIPIFLILVFLGGFILNSASLWIFWFRIPRWNSGMILQFHLALSDAMVTPAAPFMAIYYSLGSHWPFGPFLCQLKVFLLSTHLYSSIYFLMLISVHRYVAVVHYSRVSRMKRKEFVHKLCLGVWFFLFIKGTAFFFVLETSQVGNHTKCLSIYQDQLTSFYFIMNFVLLVPGFLVPFAISVTCYSLLVSSVSKMKTNTLKGKVIKTKSLKMIAVCMSIFVACFTPLHVARTLGVVVKRFFPNSCALLTQVESAYYISWTLAGANCCLDPLLYCFGSEKFNKSFKSSLNRIGFNFHRPAALRGRDSTSQSMTTRAGTTALQEA; from the coding sequence ATGAATAGCAGCCTCCTCCATGTCAACGGCACCTTTTCGTGCCCTGCCGAGCCCCAGTCCATCATCATCCCGATCTTCCTGATCCTGGTCTTCCTGGGCGGCTTCATTCTCAACAGCGCCAGCCTGTGGATCTTCTGGTTCCGTATCCCGCGGTGGAACTCGGGAATGATCCTCCAGTTCCACCTGGCCCTGAGCGACGCCATGGTCACCCCAGCCGCCCCGTTCATGGCGATCTACTACTCCCTGGGCAGCCACTGGCCCTTCGGACCATTCCTGTGCCAGCTCAAAGTGTTCCTTCTCAGTACCCACCTGTACAGCAGCATCTACTTCCTCATGCTGATCAGCGTGCACCGCTACGTGGCCGTGGTGCACTACAGCAGGGTGTCCCGGATGAAGAGAAAAGAGTTTGTTCACAAACTCTGCCTGGGCGTGTGGTTCTTCCTCTTCATCAAAGGCACAGCCTTCTTCTTCGTCCTGGAGACCAGCCAGGTGGGCAACCACACCAAGTGCCTGAGCATCTACCAGGACCAGCTGACCAGCTTCTACTTCATCATGAACTTCGTGCTCCTGGTCCCCGGGTTCCTGGTCCCCTTTGCCATCTCCGTCACCTGCTACAGCCTCCTGGTTTCCTCCGTCTCCAAGATGAAAACCAACACCCTCAAGGGGAAGGTCATCAAGACCAAGTCTCTGAAGATGATCGCTGTCTGCATGAGCATCTTCGTGGCCTGCTTCACGCCCCTGCACGTGGCCCGCACCCTCGGGGTTGTGGTGAAGAGGTTCTTCCCCAACTCCTGTGCGCTGCTCACCCAGGTGGAGAGCGCTTACTACATATCCTGGACTCTAGCTGGGGCCAACTGCTGCCTGGACCCCTTGCTGTACTGCTTCGGGTCCGAGAAATTCAACAAGTCCTTCAAGAGCTCGCTGAACAGGATCGGGTTCAACTTTCACAGGCCTGCGGCTCTAAGGGGGAGGGACAGCACGAGCCAGAGCATGACTACCAGGGCTGGCACCACAGCGCTCCAGGAGGCTTGA
- the LOC117973963 gene encoding glutamine synthetase-like, which produces MSVSESSLLNKGVRDQYMKLPQGVRVQVTYVWIDGTGEGLRCKTRTLDSEPKCLEDIPEWNFDGSSTYQAEGSNSDMYLIPVCMFRDPFILDPNKLVLCEVLKYNRKPAETNLRMRCKQAMDLAADSHPWFGMEQEYTLLGINKHPYGWPQNGFPGPQGPYYCGVGADKVYGRDVVESHYKACMYAGVKIAGSNAEVMPSQWEFQVGPSEGMDMGDHLWMARFLLHRVCEDFGVVATLDPKPITGNWNGAGCHTNFSTEAMRNKGGLQHIEEAIERLSKRHAFHIKAYDPKGGADNSRRLTGFHETSSIHDFSAGVANRGASIRIPRQVGQDGCGYFEDRRPSANCDPYAVTEAIIRTCVLNETGDQDAA; this is translated from the exons ATGTCTGTGTCTGAGAGCTCCCTGCTGAACAAGGGCGTGAGGGATCAGTATATGAAGCTGCCGCAGGGGGTCCGGGTGCAGGTCACCTACGTGTGGATCGACGGCACGGGGGAGGGTCTCCGCTGCAAAACCAGAACGCTGGACAGCGAGCCCAAGTGCCTTGAGG ATATTCCCGAGTGGAATTTCGATGGCTCCAGCACCTACCAGGCTGAGGGTTCGAACAGCGACATGTACCTGATCCCTGTGTGCATGTTCAGGGACCCCTTCATCCTGGATCCCAACAAGCTGGTGCTGTGTGAGGTGCTCAAGTACAACAGGAAACCTGCAG AGACTAACCTGCGGATGCGGTGTAAGCAAGCGATGGATCTGGCTGCAGACTCGCACCCTTGGTTTGGGATGGAACAGGAGTACACCCTGCTGGGCATTAACAAGCACCCCTACGGCTGGCCGCAGAATGGCTTCCCGGGGCCCCAGG GTCCTTATTACTGTGGAGTGGGTGCTGACAAAGTGTACGGGAGAGACGTTGTGGAGTCTCACTACAAGGCCTGCATGTACGCAGGGGTCAAGATAGCTGGCTCTAATGCAGAGGTCATGCCATCCCAG TGGGAGTTCCAGGTGGGCCCCTCTGAAGGTATGGATATGGGGGATCACCTCTGGATGGCACGGTTCCTGCTGCACCGTGTGTGCGAGGATTTCGGGGTGGTTGCCACGCTGGACCCCAAACCCATCACCGGTAACTGGAACGGAGCGGGCTGCCACACCAACTTCAGCACCGAGGCCATGAGGAACAAGGGCGGACTCCA gcacaTTGAAGAAGCCATCGAGCGTCTGAGCAAGAGGCACGCCTTCCACATCAAGGCTTACGACCCCAAGGGAGGGGCTGACAACTCCCGCAGACTGACGGGCTTCCACGAGACCTCCAGTATCCACGACTTCTCCGCCGGCGTGGCCAACCGAGGGGCCAGCATCCGGATCCCGCGGCAGGTTGGGCAGGATGGCTGCGGCTACTTCGAGGACCGCCGCCCCTCCGCCAACTGCGACCCGTACGCAGTGACTGAAGCCATTATCCGCACCTGCGTCCTGAACGAGACCGGGGACCAGGATGCAGCCTGA
- the LOC117962296 gene encoding glutamine synthetase-like: MSVSESSLLNKGVRDRYMKLPQGDRVQVTYVWIDGTGEGLRCKTRTLDSEPKCLEDIPEWNFDGSSTYQAEGSNSDMYLIPVCMFRDPFILDPNKLVLCEVLKYNRKPAETNLRMRCKQAMDLAADSHPWFGMEQEYTLLGINKHPYGWPQNDFPGPQGPYYCGVGADKVYGRDVVESHYKACMYAGVKIAGSNAEAMPSQWEFQVGPSEGMDMGDHLWMARFLLHHVCEDFGVVATLDPKPITGDWFGAGCHTNFSTEAMRNKGGLQHNEEAIERLSKRHAFHIKAYDPKGGADNSRRLTGFHETSSIHDFSTGVANQGASIRIPRQVGQDGSGYFEDRRPSANCDPYAVTEAIIRTCVLNETGDQDAA, from the exons ATGTCTGTGTCTGAGAGCTCCCTGCTGAACAAGGGCGTGAGGGATCGGTATATGAAGCTGCCGCAGGGGGACCGGGTGCAGGTCACCTACGTGTGGATCGACGGCACGGGGGAGGGTCTCCGCTGCAAAACCAGAACGCTGGACAGCGAGCCCAAGTGCCTTGAGG ATATTCCCGAGTGGAATTTCGATGGCTCCAGCACCTACCAGGCTGAGGGTTCGAACAGCGACATGTACCTGATCCCTGTGTGCATGTTCAGGGACCCCTTCATCCTGGATCCCAACAAGCTGGTGCTGTGTGAGGTGCTCAAGTACAACAGGAAACCTGCAG AGACTAACCTGCGGATGCGGTGTAAGCAGGCGATGGATCTGGCTGCAGACTCGCACCCCTGGTTCGGGATGGAACAGGAGTACACCCTGCTGGGCATTAACAAGCACCCCTACGGCTGGCCGCAGAATGACTTCCCGGGGCCCCAGG GTCCTTATTACTGTGGAGTGGGTGCTGACAAAGTGTACGGGAGAGATGTTGTGGAGTCGCACTACAAGGCCTGCATGTACGCAGGGGTCAAGATAGCTGGCTCTAATGCAGAGGCCATGCCATCCCAG TGGGAGTTCCAGGTGGGCCCCTCTGAAGGTATGGATATGGGGGATCACCTCTGGATGGCACGGTTTCTGCTGCACCATGTGTGCGAGGATTTCGGGGTGGTCGCTACACTGGACCCCAAACCCATCACCGGCGACTGGTTCGGAGCGGGCTGCCACACCAACTTCAGCACCGAGGCCATGAGGAACAAGGGCGGACTCCA aCATAATGAAGAAGCCATCGAGCGTCTGAGCAAGAGGCACGCCTTCCACATCAAGGCTTACGACCCCAAGGGAGGGGCTGACAACTCCCGCAGACTGACGGGCTTCCACGAGACCTCCAGTATCCACGACTTCTCCACCGGCGTGGCCAACCAAGGGGCCAGCATCCGGATCCCGCGGCAGGTTGGGCAGGACGGCAGCGGCTACTTCGAGGACCGCCGCCCCTCCGCCAACTGCGACCCGTACGCAGTGACTGAAGCCATTATCCGCACCTGCGTCCTGAACGAGACCGGAGACCAGGATGCAGCCTGA